A single window of Rhipicephalus microplus isolate Deutch F79 chromosome 5, USDA_Rmic, whole genome shotgun sequence DNA harbors:
- the LOC142817826 gene encoding uncharacterized protein LOC142817826 produces the protein MPPRPALGTRPSSSSTRLKCTHICMTSGTLLLKIGQRRTGLGQIEACSACRVSLLRNDLRTCVISSKRNNTTYVKKQRSGAGAADIPTMKWPHFEAMLELLEGESEPVASHITAEEANERSPPRPRHAAELERTPDTAEKTRVDTCSNESRSSRRQRTCEGASNAGEGTSHEAVAQACMEHLEHIRANKGVIKKDNIGFFALRTDARLRELPVHIAPDVMHAVELMLYEAEAKLRQSSEAN, from the exons ATGCCACCACGGCCAGCTTTGGGTACTCGGCCGAGCTCCTCATCGACGCGACTAAAATGTACCCATATCTGTATGACAAGCGGCACCCTTCTTTTAAAGATCGGACAAAGAAGGACCGGGCTTGGGCAGATCGAAGCATGTTCGGCATGTCGA GTGTCCTTGTTGAGAAACGATTTAAGAACCTGCGTGATATCTTCAAAAAGAAACAACACGACGTACGTGAAAAAACAAAGAAGTGGAGCCGGAGCAGCCGACATTCCAACAATGAAATGGCCCCATTTTGAGGCCATGCTTGAATTATTGGAAGGAGAGTCTGAGCCTGTGGC CAGCCACATCACAGCAGAAGAGGCTAACGAGAG ATCACCGCCTCGGCCAAGACATGCAGCGGAACTGGAACGTACCCCTGATACGGCTGAGAAGACTCGTGTCGACACCTGCAGCAATGA GTCACGCTCGTCAAGACGACAACGGACCTGCGAGGGCGCTAG caatgcagGAGAGGGCACAAGCCATGAAGCTGTGGCGCAAGCGTGCATGGAGCACCTTGAACACATCAGAGCGAACAAGGGGGTCATCAAAAAAGACAACATTGGTTTCTTCGCTCTACGTACCGATGCACGCCTCAGAGAGCTACCAGTGCACATTGCACCAGATGTAATGCATGCAGTAGAACTTATGCTGTATGAAGCAGAGGCAAAATTGCGTCAGAGCAGTGAAGCAAATTGA